One window from the genome of Populus alba chromosome 15, ASM523922v2, whole genome shotgun sequence encodes:
- the LOC118037745 gene encoding protein MHF1 homolog, producing MEGGNGSEVEREEEDSMSDILQDRFRLSAISIAENEAKKNGVEISEPITSCIADLALNYTEQLAKELEVFAQHAGRKSVNMEDVILSAHRNEHLTVLLRSFCNDLKEKEPQSERKRRKTSKKEDKATTSAVENQTKQNEVFKKTADSGLYL from the exons ATGGAAGGGGGGAATGGAAGCGAGgtagaaagagaagaagaagattccATGAGCGATATTCTTCAAGACCGATTTAGACTCTCTGCCATATCCATTGCCGAGAATGAAG CAAAGAAAAATGGCGTGGAGATATCTGAACCAATAACTTCTTGCATTGCTGATTTGGCCCTTAATTATACAG AACAACTTGCAAAGGAACTTGAGGTATTTGCACAGCATGCCGGTCGTAAATCTGTCAACATGGAAGATGTCATACTTTCTG CTCACAGAAATGAACATCTTACTGTGTTATTGAGGTCATTTTGCAATGATCTGAAAGAAAAAGAGCCCCAATCTGAGAGAAAGCGGaggaaaacatcaaaaaagGAAGATAAAGCCACTACAAGTGCT GTGGAAAACCAAACTAAGCAAAACGAAGTCTTCAAAAAGACCGCTGATTCTGGTCTTTATCTATAG
- the LOC118037758 gene encoding trihelix transcription factor ASR3 → MASESNDGQETQELSRPNGVRKEKALYVDDKTRTRHPRWTRQETFVLIESKNVIENRFQWSRRSTSALGSDQIESKWDSVSSYCRQHGVNRGPVQCRKRWGNMLCDFKKIKTWESKQMNEAESFWMMRNELRRERKLPSFFDKEVYYVLDGRAITTDAIPLSQITFKKQMDCIDRDEAATAEEEEEEHEYTEANLDSSQCARAEDGLFLEWEEPGQDKTYWSSKKETTATGNLRKTRANPLPISSVRAGTTKKQNLGTKTRKGSKGSMSREGKKRRLSSVESEDPDLEDRLIKVLGRNMSMLNSQLQAQNINCQLDREQRKDHNDSLVGALNKLTDAIVKIADKL, encoded by the exons ATGGCGTCAGAGTCAAATGATGGACAAGAAACACAGGAATTGTCTAGACCCAACGGAGTTCGTAAAGAAAAAGCACTATATGTGGATGACAAAACTAGAACAAGACATCCTCGATGGACTAGGCAAGAAACTTTTGTCCTCATTGAGAGCAAGAATGTTATAGAGAACCGATTTCAATGGAGTCGCAGATCCACTTCAGCCTTGGGATCAGATCAGATTGAATCCAAGTGGGATTCAGTTTCATCATATTGTAGACAGCACGGTGTGAACCGAGGACCTGTTCAATGCCGGAAAAGATGGGGAAACATGCTATGTGATtttaagaagataaaaacatgGGAGTCTAAGCAGATGAACGAGGCTGAATCATTTTGGATGATGAGGAATGAgttgagaagagaaaggaaactGCCCAGTTTCTTTGACAAGGAAGTTTACTATGTCTTGGACGGGAGGGCAATCACTACTGATGCAATTCCATTGTCACAAATCACTTTCAAGAAACAAATGGATTGCATTGACAGAGACGAGGCAGCAACagcagaggaggaggaggaggaacatGAATACACCGAGGCAAATCTTGATAGCAGTCAATGTGCTAGAGCAGAAGATGGTTTATTTCTGGAATGGGAAGAGCCTGGACAGGATAAAACTTACTGGAGCTCCAAGAAGGAAACTACAGCAACTGGGAATCTCAGAAAGACACGGGCAAATCCATTGCCCATATCATCAG TGCGTGCAGGtacaaccaaaaaacaaaatctaggaACTAAAACAAGGAAAGGATCGAAAGGATCAATGTCTAGGGAGGGGAAGAAGAGGCGCCTATCATCAGTTGAAAGCGAGGACCCTGATCTTGAGGATAGATTGATCAAAGTTTTAGGGAGGAACATGAGCATGCTGAACTCCCAACTACAAGCTCAAAATATTAATTGTCAGCTGGATAGAGAGCAAAGGAAGGACCATAATGACAGCTTAGTCGGTGCTCTCAATAAGCTCACAGATGCTATAGTAAAAATTGCTGATAAGTTATAA